The nucleotide sequence GTCTTACCGCCGAGGCGGACCGCGAGATGCGTCCAGTAGAAGTGCAGCGGCCATTTGTCGGCACCGCCAACCACGATCGGGGTCACGCCCGCAGCCTTCAGGTTCTTCACGGCTCCCAGCAGATCGTCCCAAGTTTTGATCGCGGCGGGATCGACCTTGGCCTTGGCCATCAGCTCCCTGTTACAGACGAAGCCGACCTGCGAGAGCGAGATCGGCAGCCCGTACACGTGGCCATTGTCGGTGAAGGCGGCGAGCGCGGCCGGGGTGATGCTGTCGCTATAGCCCTTCACCTGATCGCTGATGTCCTCCAGCACGCCGGCCTCGATCTGCGCCTTCAGCACGCCGCCGGCCCAGCTATAGATGATGTTCGGCCGATCTTTCGATTGCAGGATCGTCGGCAGCTTCGCCTTGTAGGCCTCGTTCTCGAGGAACTGCATCTCGATCTTGGTGCCCGGATGCGACGCCTCGTAGGCGCGCGCCACCTCCTCCCATATCTTCACCTGAGCCGGATTGACCTCGATGTGCAGCCATTTGACGGTGGTCTCGGCGACAGCGGCAGTGCCTGCAACCAGACATGCGACAGCCGTGAGTGCCAGCTTCGCGAGCAGTCTCATCAGAATCCTCCCAACCGTTTTCTTTGTTGAGGTAATCCTGTCCTCAATTCCTGAGGTGCGCAACTAAAATTCTGACCTGACCACCTCACTGAGAAAGACATTTGCAAGCGCAGCAGAATTGCTGCGGCGCACGAACGCTCTCGCGAATCACTCCGATCTCGCAAGCAGCATTCGGTGCAATGACAACAAGTCTGATGGCGGCAGATCGCGCGGACCCACGCGATGGCGTCCAGCTGCAGCGCGAGCCAGCGCCCGACTCGCTCAGCGAGCCGGAGCAGTCGACACTCAGCCGTCGAGGGCGTCGATCAGCGTCTCATCCACCAGAGCACGCAGACTGAAATCGTCCTTCAGCCGCGTGCGTCCGTACCAATCGAGCAAGGTGACCTCCTTGCCGAGATAGCGCTGCATCGCCAGGCCGAACAACGGATGATCCTTGTTGGCGATCGCGAAGCTTTTGCGATCAAGATCACGGTCGCGCTGATAGATGGCCTCGATCTCATCCAGGAAACCGGCGAGCATGCCCTTCAACCGCGCCTCGACCTCATCTACCGCGGCCAGATCAATACCAGCTTCTGCCAAATGGCCCTTGACGTCATCGAGCTCTTCGTTGAGCGCGAGCCAGGCGATATCGCGCTCGCGCAGGAACGAGAGGCTGCGATGGATGCGCAGGTACCAGGGGCACTTGACCTTGACCATGTCGCCACTGGCGAACTGGATGACATAGCCTTCCCTGCCCTCCATCTCGGTGAGCGAGTCGATGGCGGCCGAAAGCGACAGCCCGTCGAACCGATGCACCAGCGGAACGCGATAGCTGGCGATGAGGTCATGGACGGAGTGACCGCCATCGAGCATCACATATTGGCCGGTGACGTTGTCGCGCACATGCAGCAGGCGCAGCTCGGGCTGCTCCTGCGCAACGACGATCCGCGCATCAGGGTGCGTGAGCTCGAAGATCGCCGTCATGCCACCGCTCGCGACCTCCTTGGCGAAGGCGCTGATGCGGGCATGCGCCGGCTGGTCCATGAGCTGCGTCGCCAGACGGACGACGTCGGAGTTGAATGACTTCTTCGACCGCCACTTCAACTGATCATCGACCCAGGCGGTCGCGACCATGCTGCCGTCGAGCTTGTCGTAGATCGCGACGATATCGTCGCGCGACAGCAGCCGGTCCGGGGCCAGCCATTCCTTTTCGCCGACATTGAAGAACTTGTGCAGCGGCCGCGACACGATGTGGCCGGCGCGATCGAACGCGATGCCGCGGCACTCCAGCGCCTCCGGGGAATCGAAGGTCTTGGAGTCCATGAACAGATAACAGCCGAGCGTGATGCCGTTGGGCTGGGAGAGGAAACGGATCTCCTTCTTCCCGGCGACCGCGGGCTCGACATCGGAAATATGCCGGATGGTCTTGAACATCTCTGACGTTCCACACTCAGTTTCAATCGGACGCGAAGCTCGTTCTACGTGCAGCGAGCTTTGAAATTGGCCGCCGTCAGCTTTGCCATCACATCATTAAGATGGGCCTGATCGCGCGTCTCGATCACCAGTTCCAGCAGGGTTGCCTTGGCCGGCAGGTCCGAGAACGTGCGCTGATGCGACACCTCGATGATGTTGGCGCCGGCGTCTGCGAGCAGGGTCGAGACGGCGGCGAGCTGTCCCGGGCGGTCGACGATGTCGATCGACAGCTGCGTCAGACGACCCTCGCGCGCGAGCTCGCGGGTCAGCACCGAGGCAATGAGGCGGGTGTCGATGTTGCCGCCGCTCAGCACCAGACCGACATTGCGCCCGGCAAACTGAGCGGGATGCGCGAGCACCGCGGCCAGCCCGACGGCGCCGGCACCTTCGACGACCGTCTTCTCGATCGAGATCAAGGTGGCCAGCGCCCGCTCGATCTGCGGTTCGGTCACGAGCAGGATGTCGTCGACCAGGTGGCGGATGATCTCGGTGGTGATCCGGCCCGGCGACTTCACCGCGATGCCCTCGGCCAGCGTATCGCCGCGCATCGGCAGGCCGCTGCTGTTGATCGCGTTGAACATCGACGGATAAAGCTCGGCCTGCACGCCGACGATGCGCAGGCCCGGTTTGATCGCGCGCGCCGCCACGGCCATGCCCGAGATCAGCCCGCCGCCGCCGATCGGCACGACCAGCGTGTCGAGCTCGGGGACGACAGCCAGCATCTCCAGCGCGACCGTGCCCTGCCCCGCGATGATCAGCGGATCGTCGTAGGGGTGAATCATGGTCATGCCGTGAGCTGCGCCGTGCTCCCTGGCGAAGGCGCCCGCCTCCTCCAACGTGGCACCGGATATGACGACCTCGGCGCCGTGCCGCTTGGTGTTCTCGATCTTCACCATCGGCGTGCCCACGGGCATCACGATGGTCGCGGGGATGCCGAGGCGGCGCGCATTGTAGGCGACGCCCTGCGCATGGTTGCCGGCCGACATCGCGATGACGCCACGCTCTCTCTGCTGAGCCGACAGCGCATTGAGCCGGTTCAGCGCGCCGCGCTCCTTGAACGAGGAGGTGAACTGCAGGTTCTCGAATTTGAGCCAGATGTTGCAGCCGCAGATCTCGCCGAGCGTCCGGCTCTGGTTGCAGGCGGTCGCAAGCACGGCGCCGCCGATGGTGTCCACGGCGGCGCGGACATCGTTCACGGTGACGGGCAGCGCGTTCAGGTCAGAGGCGGTCATGGATCAGCCCAGCTTTGCGTGCGACGGTGCACGGCGAGGCCGACGGGTGGTCGGTCTCGCAAGATGTCGTTGCGTATCACGCCGGCCGCTCGCGCGGCCGGGTCGATCGATCTCAGCCGAGATCGGGGAGCCCGAGCATCAGCCGCATGTTCTGCACGGCTGCGCCCGAGGCGCCCTTGCCGAGATTGTCGAGCCGCGCCACCAGAACGGCCTGATGATGCCTGTCGCTGGCGAATACGTGCAGCTCGAGCTGATTGGTCTCGTTGAGCGCCTCGGGCTCGAGCTTGCCGCTCTTGGCAGCCGCCCCGTCGAGCGGCATGACCGAGACGTATTTGCTGTCAGCATAATGCTTCGCCAACGCCGCGTGCAGGTCTGAACCCGCGGGCTTGCCAGGAAGCGTGTCGAGTTGCAGCGGCACCGAGACCAGCATGCCCTGCCGGTAGTTTCCGACCGAGGGAATGAAGATCGGCCGCCGCGTCAGCCGCGAATATAGCTGCAGCTCCGGCAGGTGCTTGTGCTCCAAGCCGAGACCATAAAGCTCGAAATGCGGCGCCGTGCCGGCCTCGTAGGCCGCGATCATGGTCTTGCCGCCTCCGGAATAGCCGCTGACGGCGTTCACCGTGATGGGATAGTCCTGCGGCAGCAGGCCGGCATCGACGAGCGGCCGCAGCAGCGCGATGCCACCGGTCGGATAGCAGCCGGGATTGGAAACCTTGCGCGCATTGCGGATCTTGTCGGCCTGGTCGGCGGCGAGCTCGGGAAAGCCATAGGCCCAGTCCGGCGCGACCCGATAGGCGGTCGACGCGTCCAGCACCTTCGGTGCCGATGAGCCCATGCCGTCGATCAACGCGACCGTCTCCTTCGCGGCATCATCGGGCAGACAGAGGATCACGAGATCGACCTCGGCCATCAGCGCCCGCTTGGCGGCGGGATCCTTCCGCTTGTCCTCGGCAATCGCCTTCACGACGATGTCGTTCTGATGCGCGAGCCGCTCGGCAATGCCAAGTCCTGTCGTGCCCGAGCCGCCGTCGACGAACACGGAGCGGGTCGCGGTGCCGGTGGCAGTGTGAGCTTTCGGCGGATTGCTATCGATCACGGACATGACACGCTCCTTAGGTCTGGGGTTCACCGGCAAAGGCCTGGGGCCGCGCCTGCCGCATGAGAGAGGAAATCTGTTGCGAGCCGATGTCGGGCTGCTCACCGAGCCTTGTTGCAACGGCTGCGTAGTCGGCCTCGGACTTGTGCTGGTTGAGCTTGAAGCTGCCCTCGACCGCGTCGATCGTCATCACGATGCCGACGATCGCCTTGCGCATCGCCTCCAGCCGGCCCGCGGTCATCTTGTCGGAGGTCCAGGGCTTTTTCGGCAGCAGCCGCTGCTCGAACTTGGCGCTGAGCGTGTCGGCCTGCGCCGCAAGCTCCGCGTCCGACAACAGCCGCGCCGTGCCGGTCAGATGGACAGCCTGATAGAGCCAGGTCGGCACCTGGTCCGGAGAGACGTACCAGTCAGCCGAGACATAGGCATCAGCGCCATTGACGGCGAGCAGCCACGGCGTCGCGCCGTCGGCGAGCTTCGCCAGGGGATTGTTGCGGGCGACGTGAAAGAACGCCTGCGGCGTGCCGTCGTTCAGCGCCCCCAGGTGAAACGGCAGCGGTGACGCGATCGGCTTGCTGCCGTCCCATGCGCAGACCGTGCCGAAGCCGCGCGCATCCGCAAAGCCGAGGCTTGCGGCGCGGTCTGGCTTGAAGGGCGGTGGCGTGTACATCGGTCACTCCTGCTGGACGAAGGAGCCGCCTGATCGATCACGCTGCAAGGGGAAGAATTGCCGCGGGATCGGGTCCGGCGGCAAGGGGGATGATCTAGACGCAGACCATCGCCCGTACCGCGGGGGTACGACGGCGCATGGCGGCGATGAAAATGGTCGCGGCGTTGATCATGGGCGCAGGGCTATAAGGCCGCGGGGTTCCTGCGTCAAGGTCGCAACTCGCCGAGGCCAGCGTCAGACGGCGCGCCAGAGCCATTCCATGATGCGGCCGATGATGTCACCGAACAGCAGCAGCACCGCCGACCACACCAGCGCCGAGACGAAATTGGCGATCTGGAACATCATGTAGGGCATCTCGAAGATGCCGGCCGCCAGCGGTACCGAGGCGCGCAGCGGCCCGAAGAACCGGCCGATGAAGATGCTCGGCACGCCCCAGTCGCGCACGAACGCCTCGCCGCGCGGCAGCAGTTCCGGATAGCGCGACAGCGGCCACATCTGGGCGACGCGGTCCTTGTAGCGGTAGCCGAACCAGTAGGAGACCCAGTCGCCGAGCGCGGCGCCAATGCCGCCGGCCAGCCACACCGGCCAGAAGCTGATGCCGGTGGCGCCGATCAGGGCGCCGATCGCCACCAGAGCGCCCCAGGCCGGAATCAGCAGCGAGATGAAGGCCAGGGACTCGCCAAAGGCCAGCAGCAGGACGACGGGAGCAGCCCAGGCCTGATGGTCGCGCACGAAATCGGCAACCGCGCGGCCAAAATCTTCCATCTGCTCGACGCCTTTCCTGCGACCCGGCTGTAAGTGCTTGAAGCCCTTCGCGGTTCCCTGCCGCCGACTGGTACGCCACGGAGCGGGGCAACTTCAAGTCACAACAACCGGCTGCGGCGCGTGAACAAGCGGGAGCGGAATGATCAAATGCTGCCGTTTGCTGCAGTTCCGCTTCAAGGCGGTGTTTCCAGGATCATTGTCTTATGCCGGTCCATGGCATAGTCAGGCGCAACGATTCGTTCCATATCGCGCAAGCGCAACATCAAGATTCCATGGGTAAGCCGTTGAAATCAGCTGCAAAAGCCAAGGCCAAGGGCGTCGCCGACCCGCTGGCGGCGTTCGCCGCCAAGGGCAAGGCCCCGACCAAGCCCCAGGCCAAGCCAGCCGCCCGCGCGGGCGGCTCCGAGGGCGAGTACACCGCCCGCGACATCGAGGTGCTCGAAGGCCTGGAGCCGGTGCGGCGCCGCCCCGGCATGTATATCGGCGGCACCGACGAGAAGGCGCTGCACCATCTGTTCGCCGAGGTCATCGACAACTCGATGGACGAGGCGCTGGCCGGCCACGCCACCTTCATCGAGGTCGAGCTCGACGCCGAGGGCTTCCTGACCGTCACTGACAACGGCCGCGGCATTCCGATCGACCCGCATCCGAAGTTCCCGAAGAAGTCGGCGCTCGAAATCATCATGTGCACCTTGCACGCCGGCGGCAAGTTCGACTCCAAGGTCTACGAGACCTCGGGCGGCCTGCACGGCGTCGGCATCTCGGTGGTGAACGCGCTGTCGACGCGGCTCGAGGTCGAGGTCGCGCGCAACCAGAAGCTCTACCGCATGATCTTCGAGCGCGGCCATCCCAAGGGCAAGCTCGAGGAGGTCGGCAAGGCCCCCAACCGCCGCGGCACCAGGGTGCGCTTCCAGCCGGATCCGACCATCTTCGGGGCCAAGGCCACCTTCAAGCCGCAGCGCCTGTTCAAGATGGCGCGCTCCAAGGCCTATCTGTTCGGCGGCGTCGAGATCCGCTGGAAGTGCGATCCGTCGCTGCTCAAGGGCATCGAGGACGTCCAGCCCGAGGCGACCTTCCATTTCCCCGGCGGCCTGAAGGACTATCTCGCGGCGGCGATTCACGCCGACACGCTGGTCCATCCGGACATCTTCGCCGGCAAGTCCGGCCGCACCGGAGGCCATGGCGGCTGCGAATGGGCGGTCGCCTGGACGGCCGATGCCGACGGCTTCTTGTCGTCCTACTGCAACACGATTCCGACGCCGGACGGCGGCACGCACGAATCCGGCATCCGCAGCGCCCTGCTCCGCGGCCTCAAGGATCACGCCGAGCGTGTCGGCCAGGGCAAGCGCTCGGCCAACATCACCTCCGAGGACATCATGGCGGGCGCTGCCATCATGCTCTCGGTGTTCGTGCGCGAGCCGGAATTCCAGGGCCAGACCAAGGACCGTCTGGCCACCGCCGAAGCGCAGCGTATCGTCGAGCAGGCGGTCAAGGATCCGTTCGATCACTGGCTGTCGGGCAATCCGGTGCAGGCGAACAGGCTGCTCGACTTCGTCGTCGAGCGCGCCGAGGAGCGCATCCGCCGCCGCCAGGAGAAGGAAACGGCGCGCAAGACCGCGACCAAGAAGCTGCGCCTGCCCGGCAAGCTCGCCGACTGCACCGACGCGGGCACCGAAGGCTCCGAGCTGTTCATCGTCGAGGGCGATTCGGCCGGCGGCAGCGCCAAGCAGGCGCGCGACCGCAAGAAGCAGGCGGTGCTGCCGCTGCGCGGCAAGATCCTCAACGTCGCCTCGGCCGGCAAGGACAAGCTGACCGCCAACGCCCAGCTCGCCGATCTGGTGATGGCGATCGGCGCCGGCACTGGCACGTCGTATCGCGAAGAGGATCTGCGCTACCAGCGCATCATCATCATGACCGACGCCGACGTCGACGGCGCCCATATCGCTTCGCTCTTGATCACCTTCTTCTATCGGCAGATGCCGCGGCTGATCGACGAGGGCCATCTGTACCTCGCCGTGCCGCCGCTCTACCGGCTGACGCATGGCAGCAAGACGTTCTACGCCCGCGACGACGCCCATCGCGACGAGCTGCTGAAGCGCGAGTTCAACGCCAACGCCAAGGTCGAGATCGGCCGCTTCAAAGGCCTCGGCGAGATGATGCCGGCGCAGCTCAAGGAGACCACGATGGATCCGGCCAAGCGGACGATGCTCCGGGTCGTCCTGCTCGCCGACGATCGCGACGGCACGGCCGACTCGGTCGAGCGGCTGATGGGGACCAAGGCGGAGGCGCGCTTCGCGTTCATTTCGGAAAAGGCCGAATTCGCCAGCGACGAACTGCTCGACGTCTAGCTTTTGACCCGAATTCGCGCCCCAATTGCAGGTTCCATGCGCTCGCGTGGGCCTGCTTTTGTTTTTGATCAACAAAGGCTTACGGAAATGATGGCGGTCCCGCACCGCACTTTCCCCCCTACTGTGGTCAACCGGCAACAGCTTTTGGGCACCAATCGGCTATAGTTCAGGCACATCAGGCGAGTGAATCGCCGCCACCTTCCGGTCTTTGCGACCCGCCGATCTCTTGGGGAATTGAATATGAAAAAGCTTTTGCTTGCAGCGACCGCGGTGATGGCCCTGACCGGTGCGGCTTCGGCTGCTGATCTGGCCGCCCGCCCCTACGCCAAGGCCCCGATGATGGCGCCGGTGGCTCCGAGCTGGACCGGCTTCTACATCTTCGGTGGTGCTGGCGGCGGCCTCTGGAATGCCGACAGCAACGTCAACACGGTTGGTGGCCTCGCGATCACGCGCGATCAGCGCCTCGGTGGCAACGGCTGGTTCGGCACGGTTGGCGCCGGTTACGACTGGCAGTTCAATAGCTCGTGGCTGGCCGGCGTGTTCGCCGACGGTCAGTTCGGTGACATCCGTGGTTCGCTGACGGATCCGAACTTCGCCCTCGAAGGACGCGAAAAGCTCCGCACCAGCTACGCGGCCGGTGTCCGCGTCGGCTACCTCGTCGCTCCGAACGTTCTCTCTTACGTCAACGGCGGCTACACCGGCTCGGAGTGGTCGGGTGCTGGTCTGTCGACCCTGGCTGCGGGCGGTGGCGCTGTCGTTGCGAACACGCCTTCGTTCCATCGCGACGGCTGGTTCATCGGCGGCGGCGTCGAGAACAACCTGAACATCTTCGGCATCACCGCGCCGGGCTGGTTCATGAAGACCGAATATCGCTCGGCCTATTACGGCCGTGTCACTCTCCCGGAGACGGCGGTCGGCGCTGCTGCCCCGTTCCAGACCGTGACCTTCAAGCCGTGGGTGCAGACCATCAGCACCTCGCTGGTCTATCGCTTCAACTGGACCGGCCCGGTCGCCAAGTACTGAGCGGTCCCCGCTCTGGTCAGATCGAACTCTCTACGAAAGCCCCGGTCACTCCGGGGCTTTTTGTTGTGGCCCGCGACCCGCTGGCCATTCGTCGCGTCCACCGCTAGCTTCCGCTTCATAAAACTTCACAAAAAAGGCGGCAGCGGCGTCTCCCATGCGGTCACGCCAGTCGACGAGGGAGAGCAAACGGCCATGCGGAGATTCCTGATGATCGGCGGCCTGCTTCTGCTCGCCGTCGGCCTGTTCTGGGTTGGTCAAGGCACCGGCGTGGTGGCCTGGCCCCGGACGAGCTTCATGATCAACCAGCTGCAATGGGCCGGCTATGGCGTCGGCATGGGCGCGCTGGGCCTGGTGATGCTCTGGCAGGGTACCTGCTGACCTCTTTTGCAAATTGTTGGAGACGATAAATGGCGGGCCGTTTCGACCTGAGGGGCAAAGTTGCGATCGTGACCGGAGGCAATGGCGGAATCGGCCTGGGCATGGCCCGCGGCCTCGCCGATTCGGGCGCTGACATCGCCGTGGTCGGCCGCAACGAGGCCAAGTCGCAGGCGGCAGTGGCCGATCTCGCGGCCCGCGGCGTCCGCGCCATCGCGGTCGCGGCCGACGTCAGCAACAAGGACGCTGTCGCTGCGATGGTCGATCGCGTCGTGGGCAGCCTCGGCCGAATCGACATCCTCATCAACAATGCCGGCATGAGCATCCGCAAGCCGCCACACGTGCTCGAGCTGGACGAATGGCGCGAGGTGATCGACACCAATCTCACCAGCGCCTTCCTGTGCTCGAAGGCCGCCTACCCGGCTCTCAAGGCCAATGGCGGCGGCAAGATCATCAATATCGGCTCGATGCTGTCGATCTTCGGCGCCGGCTTCGCGCCGGCCTATGCCGCCAGCAAAGGCGGCATCGTGCAGTACACGCGCGCCTGCGCCTGTGCCTGGGCGCCCGACAACATCCAGGTCAATGCGATTCTGCCGGGCTGGATCGACACCGACCTGACGCGTGCCGCCCGCCAGCAGATCGACGGGCTCCACGACCGGGTGCTGGCGCGCACGCCGGCCGCGCGCTGGGGCGACATCGACGATTTCGCCGGCATCGCAACCTTCCTGAGCTCGCCCGCCTCGGACTTCGTTACCGGCACCGCGATTCCCGTCGACGGCGGCTATTCGATCATGGCCTGACAGCCCTCGCCTCAGCGACGGAAGCTCTTGATCTCCGATACGCTGCCGTCGCGATAGGTCAGCTCGACCGAGACGAACTTCGTCGCCGGCGGCAGCTTGAGATAGGGCGTGGCGTTGGAGGGAATCGCGATGGGATCGCGCATGTCGCAGCCGGGCATGTTCAGCACCTTGTCCGGCACGGATGTGTCGATGCCGATGCGCACCTCACGAATCGCGCAGCGATACGACATCAGATGCGTGTAGTAGACGAGCAGCCCGTTGAACTCGCGGAACGACAGCCAGCTGGTCGCGGTCATGTCGAGGATCTTGCGCTGGTCGCGCACCAGCGCGGCCTCCGGCTCGAACCTGATCGGAAACGGCCCCTGCATCTCACCTGATGCATCGACATAACGCACCTGGATCGTACCGGCCGGCGCGTCGGCCGGCAGTTGGATCGAGGGATTCGGCATGCGCTTGCGCGTGCGCGGGTCGAGCACGTCCATGAAGCCGGTCTCGCGGAATTCGCCCGTCTCGCCCAGGCGCCAGGAGATGCCGAGCGTCGGATCGGCGATCGAGAACGTGACCGTCCAGCCGCCATTGTGGCGCGAGAACATCGCAATCGGCGCGTTCAGAATCTCGTTGGCCGGCGGAATCTTCGGCGCAGAGACCGGCGGCAGCGCGGCGAGCTTCTGCTGCGGCTCAGCGGGCTTCTCCGCGGCAGGTGCTTTCGTCATCCCGTTCAGGAAGACGTCATCCACCATCTGGTCGAAATACACCGGGATCTGCTTGTGACGCACGGTCTCGGCGAGTTCGCTCACTGCGCGCCGGGTGCGCTGCGCGACCTGCACCAGGTTCACACCCGGCTGCGTCAGCTCCTTGGCGAAGGTGCGCGTGAACACCGAGTTTGGATTGGTATCATCATTTGAAAGCCGGTCGAGCGCGGTCTGCCGCGGCCCGGCCGAGAACACCGAGAACACGCCTTCGGGCAGCTGCGTCAACGGCGCCAGTCCACCGCCGCCGGCGACCGCGCGCGTGCCCGAACGCTCGAACGGATTGTTGCGGCAGGCGTCGAACACCAGGATCGATGTCCGCGCCTTCTTGTTCTGCAGCCGCTCGATGATGCGGTCCGCGAGAATCGAGGCGTCGCGCACCAGCTCTTCCTGTCCTTCGGTCGCAGCCGGCACGTCGGTCGGCAGCAGGAAGTTCTGGCCGGCGATCTCGAAGCCGTGGCCGGCGTAGAAGAAGAACGCGGTATCGCCGGGCTCGACGGCATTGTCGAAGGCGAGCAGCGTCTGGCTGAACTGCTGGCGGTTCAGATTTTCAGCAACCATCACGTTGAAGCCGAGCTGCTTCAACGTATCGCCCATCGTGCGCGCGTCGTTGACCGCCTTCTGCAGCTTCGGAACGTAGCGGTAGTCGTTGTTGCCGACGACGAGCGCGACGCGCTTCTCGGCATGGGCCGCCGGCGCCAGAACCATGCCCAGCACCACCAGCCCGCACGCCAGCCACGTTCGCATCGATCTCATCGTCTGTCCCTGCCCCCGGTCGCGTGAGGTCACCGCTTCGATAGTCGGTCACATGATCCGGCCGGTTCACGCGATCGGTCACCAGCCCCGCAGGGCTCTACGCCATGATGCCGAACACACGCCGCAATTCCGTCGACAATTCGACGAGACCGCTCATTCGACGCCCAGGCGCGGCCTTTGGAGACCACGAAATACGACGCGCTGACGACGGTTTGCCCGCAAATAATGCAAAAACATTAAGCTTTTTCGGTACTTCGCTGCCCGCTTCCATTGACTTTGCCGATTTCGCCCCTATCTTCCGCAGCAGCGCGGCACGGATAGGATCCGATTCCCTCAGGAATTCGCCGCCGGTCAGCGTAAGTCAGACACCCCCAGCTTCGTTAGAGCATGCCGTTTCGGGGTTGAACGCGACCACAGCCTTTTACCCCTCGATTCCTAACGGCGGCGTCGAATAGAGGCCCCGTCGCCTGTTGGCGCGTGACATAGAGGCTCGATGTCTTTTTCCAATCTCGGCTTGTCCGACAAGGTGTTGGCTGCAGTAGCGGCAACCGGATACACCACCCCGACTCCCATTCAGGAACAGGCGATTCCCCACGTGCTGTCGCGCCGCGACGTGCTCGGCATCGCCCAGACCGGTACCGGCAAGACTGCCGCCTTCGTCCTGCCGATGCTCACCATCCTCGAAAAGGGCCGCGCCCGCGCACGAATGCCGCGCACCCTGATCCTGGAGCCGACCCGTGAGCTCGCGGCCCAGGTCAAGGAGAATTTCGATCGCTACGGCGTCGGACAGAAGCTCAATGTCGCCCTGCTGATTGGCGGCGTCTCGTTCGGCGACCAGGACGCCAAGCTGACCCGGGGCGTCGACGTCCTGATCGCAACGCCGGGCCGCCTGCTCGACCACACCGAACGCGGCGGCCTGCTGCTGACCGGTGTCGAGCTCCTGGTCATCGACGAAGCCGACCGCATGCTCGACATGGGCTTCATTCCGGACATCGAGCGCATCTGCAAGCTCGTCCCCTTCACCCGACAGACGCTGTTCTTCACCGCGACCATGCCGCCGGAAATCCGGCGCATCACCGACGCCTTCCTGCACAATCCGCAGAAGGTCGAAGTCTCCAAGCCGGCCACGACCGCGATCACTGTTACCCAATTGCAGGTGCCGTCGGGACGCGAGGCCCATCAGAAGCGCGACGTGCTACGCCGTCTGCTGCGCGAGGCCAAGGACCTCAAGAACGCGATCATCTTCTGCAACCGCAAGCGCGATGTCGCCATCGTGCATAAGTCGCTGCAGAAGCATGGCTTCAGCGTTGGCGCGCTGCACGGCGATATGGACCAGTCGGCGCGCACGGCCGCGCTCGACCAGTTCCGCAAGGGCGAGCTGCCGTTGCTCGTGGCCTCCGATGTCGCGGCCCGCGGTCTCGACATTCCCGAAGTGAGCCACGTCTTCAACTTCGACGTGCCGCATCATTCCGACGACTACGTTCACCGCATCGGCCGCACCGGTCGTGCCGGACGTACGGGAACGGCGATCTCGATCGTCGCTCCGGCCGATCAGAAATCAGTCACCGCGATCGAGAAGCTGATCGGGCAGAGCATTCCCACCATCGAAGGCAACTACGAGGTGCAGGAGTCCTCGCACGATGACGAGCAGCGGGAGCGCCGTCCGCGCGATGCCTCTCGCCGCAGCCGGAGCAAAACGTCGCGAGAACGCGAGCCGCGTGAGCGTGAGCCCCGTGAACGGGAACCGCGCGAGCGTGAGCCGCGTCCGGTCGCGGCATCGCCACGTCCGGCAGCGTCAGCACCTTCGCGGCCTGCGCGTAGCGAGCAGCCACGTCATGAGCAGCCGCGCAACGAGTCGCGTCGGCCGCGGCGTGACCACGACAACGAGCCGGCCGATCATTCGCACCTGCCCGCTTTCCTGCTGCGCCCCGTCCGCGCGCCGTTGCCCTGATCGAGTGAGGGTTCCGAGCTATCAGTTGGCTTGGAACTCTGCTCTCTCGGCTCTTGAACTTCACATAAGTTAAGCGCGTTGATCGCACTCCTC is from Bradyrhizobium sp. ORS 285 and encodes:
- a CDS encoding RNA ligase, which codes for MFKTIRHISDVEPAVAGKKEIRFLSQPNGITLGCYLFMDSKTFDSPEALECRGIAFDRAGHIVSRPLHKFFNVGEKEWLAPDRLLSRDDIVAIYDKLDGSMVATAWVDDQLKWRSKKSFNSDVVRLATQLMDQPAHARISAFAKEVASGGMTAIFELTHPDARIVVAQEQPELRLLHVRDNVTGQYVMLDGGHSVHDLIASYRVPLVHRFDGLSLSAAIDSLTEMEGREGYVIQFASGDMVKVKCPWYLRIHRSLSFLRERDIAWLALNEELDDVKGHLAEAGIDLAAVDEVEARLKGMLAGFLDEIEAIYQRDRDLDRKSFAIANKDHPLFGLAMQRYLGKEVTLLDWYGRTRLKDDFSLRALVDETLIDALDG
- a CDS encoding threonine ammonia-lyase: MTASDLNALPVTVNDVRAAVDTIGGAVLATACNQSRTLGEICGCNIWLKFENLQFTSSFKERGALNRLNALSAQQRERGVIAMSAGNHAQGVAYNARRLGIPATIVMPVGTPMVKIENTKRHGAEVVISGATLEEAGAFAREHGAAHGMTMIHPYDDPLIIAGQGTVALEMLAVVPELDTLVVPIGGGGLISGMAVAARAIKPGLRIVGVQAELYPSMFNAINSSGLPMRGDTLAEGIAVKSPGRITTEIIRHLVDDILLVTEPQIERALATLISIEKTVVEGAGAVGLAAVLAHPAQFAGRNVGLVLSGGNIDTRLIASVLTRELAREGRLTQLSIDIVDRPGQLAAVSTLLADAGANIIEVSHQRTFSDLPAKATLLELVIETRDQAHLNDVMAKLTAANFKARCT
- the argC gene encoding N-acetyl-gamma-glutamyl-phosphate reductase; this encodes MSVIDSNPPKAHTATGTATRSVFVDGGSGTTGLGIAERLAHQNDIVVKAIAEDKRKDPAAKRALMAEVDLVILCLPDDAAKETVALIDGMGSSAPKVLDASTAYRVAPDWAYGFPELAADQADKIRNARKVSNPGCYPTGGIALLRPLVDAGLLPQDYPITVNAVSGYSGGGKTMIAAYEAGTAPHFELYGLGLEHKHLPELQLYSRLTRRPIFIPSVGNYRQGMLVSVPLQLDTLPGKPAGSDLHAALAKHYADSKYVSVMPLDGAAAKSGKLEPEALNETNQLELHVFASDRHHQAVLVARLDNLGKGASGAAVQNMRLMLGLPDLG
- a CDS encoding FMN-binding negative transcriptional regulator, which produces MYTPPPFKPDRAASLGFADARGFGTVCAWDGSKPIASPLPFHLGALNDGTPQAFFHVARNNPLAKLADGATPWLLAVNGADAYVSADWYVSPDQVPTWLYQAVHLTGTARLLSDAELAAQADTLSAKFEQRLLPKKPWTSDKMTAGRLEAMRKAIVGIVMTIDAVEGSFKLNQHKSEADYAAVATRLGEQPDIGSQQISSLMRQARPQAFAGEPQT
- a CDS encoding DedA family protein → MEDFGRAVADFVRDHQAWAAPVVLLLAFGESLAFISLLIPAWGALVAIGALIGATGISFWPVWLAGGIGAALGDWVSYWFGYRYKDRVAQMWPLSRYPELLPRGEAFVRDWGVPSIFIGRFFGPLRASVPLAAGIFEMPYMMFQIANFVSALVWSAVLLLFGDIIGRIMEWLWRAV